In Methylocystis echinoides, one genomic interval encodes:
- a CDS encoding outer membrane beta-barrel protein produces the protein MKKIALSVAALALTAGSALAADLPSRKAPPVLPPPPPPPPTWTGFYVGLNAGGTWANSNQQTIAVSPLGAGPFWALPSAFVFDQGNYLAAFSTAASAGGVNSGNNGGFIGGGQFGYNWQFYNNFVIGLEADFQGVAASNGSRTVLTNVAVPGLLGPLVGDGYAGVTAVRGSLNYLGTVRGRLGWAVIPTLLVYGTGGFAYGGVNVNTLTSVAPTGPTPLSPGNFFTGPGAGGVNISTVLTGWTAGGGLEWMFLPNWSAKVEYLYYDLGSFSDDFVMSSVNPASFLPDPAIFGGQVRARLNGNIVRAGVSYHFNWGAPVPIVAKY, from the coding sequence ATGAAGAAGATCGCTCTCTCCGTCGCCGCGCTCGCGCTGACCGCTGGGTCAGCGCTGGCCGCCGATCTCCCGTCTCGCAAAGCCCCGCCGGTCCTTCCGCCGCCGCCGCCGCCGCCGCCGACCTGGACGGGATTCTACGTCGGTCTCAACGCCGGCGGGACTTGGGCGAATAGTAATCAGCAAACCATCGCCGTCAGCCCCCTCGGAGCCGGTCCTTTTTGGGCGCTTCCGTCCGCCTTTGTTTTCGACCAAGGCAATTACCTGGCGGCTTTCAGCACGGCTGCGTCTGCCGGCGGCGTCAACTCCGGCAACAACGGCGGCTTCATCGGCGGCGGCCAGTTTGGTTACAACTGGCAATTCTACAACAATTTCGTCATTGGCCTGGAGGCGGACTTCCAGGGCGTCGCGGCGAGCAACGGCTCGCGAACTGTCCTGACGAATGTGGCCGTCCCCGGTCTGCTCGGCCCGCTCGTCGGCGATGGTTACGCGGGCGTCACGGCCGTTCGCGGTAGCCTGAACTACCTCGGCACAGTGCGCGGCCGCCTTGGCTGGGCTGTGATCCCGACCCTGCTCGTCTATGGCACCGGCGGCTTCGCCTATGGCGGCGTCAATGTGAACACGCTGACCTCCGTCGCGCCGACGGGCCCCACGCCGCTCAGCCCTGGTAATTTCTTCACTGGCCCTGGCGCTGGCGGCGTGAACATCTCGACGGTGCTGACCGGATGGACGGCCGGCGGCGGTCTCGAGTGGATGTTCCTCCCGAACTGGTCGGCAAAGGTCGAGTATCTCTATTACGACCTGGGCTCGTTCTCGGACGACTTCGTGATGAGTTCGGTCAACCCTGCATCGTTCCTTCCCGACCCGGCGATTTTCGGCGGCCAGGTGCGCGCCCGGCTCAACGGAAACATTGTCCGCGCGGGCGTGAGCTACCACTTTAATTGGGGCGCGCCAGTTCCGATCGTCGCGAAGTATTGA
- a CDS encoding response regulator transcription factor, with the protein MGDVQDQFFCETFLANSKAEVLPPTIVIIESRALIRDCLAMCLREKLGLPVLTFSSVSNWRQSRHAIPAGVILLGGVEESDVEQAPLVSELSSWGQDVPVIVISEKVSSDRVASSLLGGAKGYIPSDTPLEIVARAIKLVLVGGVFVPADAAIEMWQGAAPNTAQSEKAPGFTARELEVAKALLKGMSNKVIAHELGVSESSVKLHIRNVMRKLQVRNRTEAAIKLGDILSP; encoded by the coding sequence GTGGGAGACGTTCAAGACCAATTTTTCTGTGAAACCTTTCTTGCGAACTCGAAAGCGGAAGTCTTACCGCCGACCATCGTTATCATCGAAAGCCGCGCCCTTATCCGCGATTGTCTGGCGATGTGCCTGCGTGAGAAGCTCGGCCTTCCAGTCCTGACCTTTTCCAGCGTGAGCAATTGGCGCCAAAGTCGGCACGCTATTCCGGCGGGCGTGATCCTTCTCGGCGGCGTCGAGGAAAGCGACGTCGAGCAGGCTCCGTTGGTTTCTGAGCTCTCCAGCTGGGGGCAGGACGTTCCGGTCATCGTAATATCGGAAAAGGTCAGCTCGGATCGCGTGGCGAGCAGCCTGCTTGGCGGCGCGAAAGGCTACATCCCGAGCGACACCCCGCTCGAAATCGTCGCACGCGCGATCAAGCTCGTCCTCGTCGGCGGCGTCTTCGTCCCAGCCGACGCAGCCATCGAGATGTGGCAGGGCGCTGCGCCGAATACCGCTCAGTCTGAAAAGGCGCCGGGCTTTACCGCGCGCGAGCTCGAGGTCGCGAAGGCGCTGCTGAAAGGGATGTCCAACAAAGTCATTGCTCATGAACTCGGCGTGAGCGAGAGCAGCGTGAAACTGCATATCCGAAACGTGATGAGGAAACTGCAGGTTCGCAATCGCACCGAGGCGGCGATCAAACTAGGAGACATCCTGTCGCCGTGA
- a CDS encoding NepR family anti-sigma factor: MNLLELGKTGPNDLGAARIAKRPTALKSYDSLAGSAMLRRAGKAGGSNPPLHGDPASKLLASRYKEVATDHLSRQLSDFYEAMLRQPVPERILALVEALDAQQSR, translated from the coding sequence ATGAACCTTCTCGAACTCGGAAAAACTGGCCCGAACGATCTCGGCGCCGCCAGAATCGCGAAGCGTCCCACAGCGCTCAAGTCCTATGACAGCCTCGCCGGCTCCGCGATGCTGCGGCGCGCCGGAAAAGCCGGCGGATCGAATCCGCCCCTGCACGGCGACCCGGCCTCGAAGCTTCTCGCCTCCCGCTACAAGGAAGTGGCCACCGATCACCTCAGCCGCCAGCTCTCGGATTTCTATGAGGCCATGCTGCGCCAGCCGGTTCCGGAGCGTATCCTCGCTCTCGTTGAGGCGCTCGACGCCCAGCAGAGCCGCTGA
- a CDS encoding cyclase family protein, protein MERRVIRIVFAAAAAGWLAGAQAQTIDLAASKVIDLSHPYDANTIYWPTEPTGFQLKQEHKGLTKGGFFYYSNAFCSPEHGGTHIDAPMHFAENHWTNSDIPIDRLIRPAVVIDIAAKAAKDPDYALSPADIEAWENSYGRIPDGAIVLLRTGWSARWPDRKSYLGDDTPGVATNLHFPSFGPEAATLLVSARHVSLIGLDTASVDIGPSRDFMVHRIIGAANVPGLENLTNLDQLPPTGALVMAMPMKIAQGSGAPARVIAFAPR, encoded by the coding sequence ATGGAGCGTCGGGTCATCAGGATCGTTTTCGCGGCTGCTGCAGCGGGCTGGCTGGCGGGCGCACAGGCGCAGACCATCGACCTCGCCGCGTCCAAGGTCATCGACCTCAGCCATCCCTATGACGCCAACACAATTTATTGGCCGACCGAGCCCACCGGCTTCCAGCTCAAGCAAGAGCACAAGGGGCTTACAAAGGGCGGCTTCTTTTATTACTCCAACGCCTTTTGTTCTCCAGAGCATGGCGGCACGCACATCGACGCGCCCATGCATTTTGCAGAAAATCACTGGACCAATTCGGATATTCCAATCGACCGGCTCATACGCCCCGCGGTTGTCATCGACATCGCCGCCAAGGCGGCGAAGGATCCCGACTATGCGTTGAGCCCCGCCGATATCGAGGCGTGGGAGAATAGCTACGGGCGCATTCCAGACGGCGCCATCGTGCTGTTGCGCACCGGCTGGAGCGCGCGTTGGCCGGATCGCAAATCTTATCTTGGCGACGATACGCCTGGAGTCGCGACCAACCTTCATTTCCCGTCTTTTGGGCCGGAGGCGGCCACGTTGCTCGTCAGCGCACGACACGTCTCGTTGATCGGCCTCGATACGGCAAGCGTGGATATCGGGCCCTCGCGGGACTTCATGGTCCACCGCATCATTGGCGCCGCCAATGTCCCGGGCCTCGAAAATCTGACCAACCTCGACCAGTTGCCGCCAACGGGCGCGCTGGTCATGGCCATGCCGATGAAGATTGCGCAGGGGTCCGGCGCGCCGGCGCGGGTCATCGCCTTCGCGCCACGTTAG
- a CDS encoding glycosyltransferase family 2 protein yields the protein MKLSIAMATYNGAQYIEEQFKSFSAQTLLPDELVVCDDCSTDSTLDIIEALARGAAFKVRVHRNEKRLGYARNFEKALSLCENDLIFLSDQDDVWFPEKLKLVRDAFVSHPEIEVVINDAEVADAQLHPSGATMLSNMRRAGLNDRLFITGCCTTITRKWRDFILPLPSDDVAHDLWINIASFYTDKRLVLERPLQYYRRHQSTATDWTVSSAKPPSLLKVIMDHLFADSSSGWTRTRILAQSVRDRLADKSPPHMQPSDVERSLRRIESEIRLLDGRLMAVSKSRILRAPLIISLLTSGSYGAAKGWKSALRDFLAPRTQAAEEPPPSFTLR from the coding sequence GTGAAATTATCTATTGCTATGGCGACGTATAATGGCGCGCAGTACATTGAAGAACAATTCAAGAGTTTCTCGGCTCAGACATTATTGCCGGACGAATTGGTAGTCTGCGACGACTGCTCCACCGATAGTACTCTCGATATCATCGAGGCTCTTGCAAGAGGGGCGGCGTTCAAGGTTCGCGTGCACCGCAACGAAAAGCGGCTTGGTTACGCGCGAAATTTCGAGAAGGCGCTGTCGCTATGTGAAAACGACCTCATCTTCCTCAGCGACCAGGATGACGTCTGGTTCCCTGAGAAGCTCAAATTGGTTCGGGACGCCTTTGTCTCTCACCCAGAAATCGAGGTCGTGATCAACGACGCGGAAGTAGCCGACGCCCAGTTGCATCCCAGCGGCGCAACAATGCTCTCAAATATGAGAAGAGCCGGCTTGAATGATCGCCTTTTTATCACTGGCTGCTGTACGACAATTACAAGAAAGTGGAGAGATTTCATTCTACCACTCCCCAGTGACGATGTCGCCCATGATCTTTGGATAAACATTGCTTCCTTTTATACGGACAAGCGGCTCGTACTTGAGCGGCCGCTCCAATACTATCGAAGGCACCAAAGCACCGCCACTGACTGGACTGTCAGTAGCGCAAAGCCGCCTTCCTTACTCAAGGTGATCATGGATCACCTTTTTGCTGATAGTTCTTCAGGATGGACGAGGACGCGTATCCTTGCGCAATCAGTTCGCGATCGACTGGCTGATAAGTCGCCGCCGCACATGCAGCCATCCGATGTCGAACGCAGTTTGCGACGGATTGAAAGCGAAATCCGGTTATTGGATGGACGCCTTATGGCGGTGTCCAAGTCGAGAATTCTGCGCGCTCCGTTGATAATAAGCCTGCTGACTTCCGGCTCGTATGGCGCGGCCAAGGGTTGGAAGAGCGCGCTGCGCGATTTTCTAGCCCCTCGCACGCAAGCCGCCGAGGAGCCGCCGCCTTCCTTCACCCTCCGGTAG
- a CDS encoding helix-turn-helix domain-containing protein, giving the protein MSSANPQIAGRKIGAGVPVEPLAYRVNDACRVLSVSRSHLYALAAKGEIKLTHIGNRTLVSLAEIHRLLGETPEAA; this is encoded by the coding sequence ATGTCATCTGCAAATCCGCAAATTGCCGGCCGCAAGATTGGCGCTGGCGTGCCAGTCGAGCCTTTGGCCTACCGTGTGAATGACGCATGCCGCGTGCTATCCGTCAGCCGCAGTCACCTCTACGCGTTGGCCGCGAAAGGCGAAATCAAGCTGACGCATATCGGCAATCGCACGCTGGTCAGCTTGGCAGAAATCCACCGTCTTCTCGGCGAGACGCCCGAGGCCGCTTAA
- a CDS encoding site-specific integrase has product MARTVKNAKIDTRSARSKLPQRREPYWTVISAGCAIGYRRGALGGTWIARHRADDGKQHYESLGAADDARDPDGLTVFSFAQAQQRAAEFFKRKARELAGEFAPEDGPYTVAKAMDAYFGERERKGSKGLDKDRAAARVRILPELGDIELAKLTTKRLRDWQARLAKAPKLARAGRFSEKPAGREIDAEDDDAVRARRATANRTLTVLKAALNHAFHEGRVASDDAWRKVKPFREADSAIVHFLTDDEARRLVNACDGAFRDLVRAALLTGCRYGELIRMRASDFGAEAGTVTVRESKAGKPRHVALTDEGRQLFANLTAGKAARDLIFVRDDGKAWGASHQQRPLDAASNRAKLEPAATFHILRHTYASALAMRGVPMGVIAAQLGHADTRMTEKHYAHLAPNYVAETVRAALPSLGIVDQSNIAPLGRKRSGGASA; this is encoded by the coding sequence ATGGCCCGGACAGTCAAGAACGCCAAGATCGACACGCGGTCGGCCCGTTCGAAGCTCCCGCAGCGCCGGGAGCCCTATTGGACCGTCATCTCGGCCGGCTGCGCTATAGGCTATCGGCGCGGTGCGCTTGGCGGGACCTGGATCGCTCGCCATCGGGCGGACGACGGAAAGCAGCATTACGAATCGCTCGGCGCGGCGGATGACGCCCGCGACCCTGACGGGCTGACCGTCTTCTCCTTTGCGCAGGCTCAACAGCGAGCGGCAGAGTTCTTCAAGCGCAAGGCGCGTGAGCTGGCTGGCGAATTCGCCCCGGAGGATGGGCCGTATACGGTCGCCAAGGCCATGGACGCCTATTTCGGCGAGCGAGAGCGGAAAGGCTCGAAGGGGCTGGACAAGGACCGCGCCGCCGCAAGGGTGCGCATTCTGCCTGAGCTTGGGGATATAGAGTTAGCCAAGCTTACGACTAAGCGGTTACGTGACTGGCAGGCCCGGCTCGCCAAAGCCCCGAAGCTGGCGCGGGCCGGCCGCTTCTCAGAGAAGCCAGCTGGGCGAGAGATCGATGCCGAAGACGACGACGCCGTTCGGGCGCGCCGTGCGACCGCCAACCGGACGCTGACCGTTCTCAAGGCCGCGCTGAACCACGCCTTCCACGAAGGGCGCGTCGCCTCCGATGACGCTTGGCGGAAGGTGAAGCCGTTCCGCGAAGCCGATTCAGCAATCGTGCACTTCCTGACTGACGACGAAGCCCGCCGTCTGGTCAACGCCTGTGACGGGGCGTTCCGCGATCTTGTGCGGGCGGCGCTTCTAACAGGATGCCGCTATGGCGAGTTGATTCGGATGCGGGCGAGTGACTTCGGCGCTGAAGCTGGCACCGTCACCGTTCGGGAATCGAAGGCCGGAAAGCCGCGCCATGTGGCTCTGACTGACGAGGGCCGGCAGCTGTTCGCGAACCTAACCGCCGGGAAGGCGGCGCGTGATCTGATTTTCGTCCGCGACGACGGCAAGGCCTGGGGAGCGTCGCATCAGCAACGCCCTCTCGACGCCGCGAGCAATCGTGCGAAGCTCGAACCTGCTGCGACCTTCCATATCCTGCGCCATACCTATGCAAGCGCTCTCGCCATGCGGGGCGTCCCGATGGGCGTCATCGCCGCGCAGCTTGGTCACGCCGACACGCGCATGACTGAAAAGCATTATGCGCACCTCGCGCCGAATTATGTCGCCGAGACCGTCCGGGCGGCGCTGCCGTCACTTGGGATTGTGGATCAATCGAACATCGCCCCCTTGGGGCGGAAGAGATCGGGCGGCGCATCCGCCTGA
- a CDS encoding response regulator transcription factor, protein MVETAEFYVKTDRPVDMEPTVVLIDKRTLIRECLALGLQEKLLLPIATYSDLQNWSHSASTFAKCVIVVSGQGVASALWHELLRELSVFENAPPVIILAEAPSAQNVADALRCGARGFIPMEMSLDVAAEAIQLVLAGGCFIPANVMDLEGPQDGANPPQTRASTDFTQREHQVVEALLKGKSNKVIAYDIGLAESSVKYHIRSVFRKLRARNRTEAVTKLSQIIRCTFSR, encoded by the coding sequence ATGGTTGAAACGGCTGAATTTTACGTGAAGACAGATCGACCAGTCGATATGGAGCCGACGGTCGTCTTAATCGATAAGAGGACGCTCATACGCGAGTGTCTGGCGCTCGGTCTTCAAGAAAAGCTTCTGCTTCCCATCGCAACCTATTCCGATCTCCAAAATTGGAGCCATAGCGCCTCCACCTTTGCCAAATGCGTGATTGTCGTGAGCGGCCAAGGCGTGGCGAGCGCCCTGTGGCATGAACTCCTCCGGGAGCTTTCGGTCTTCGAAAATGCCCCGCCTGTCATCATCCTCGCCGAGGCTCCGAGCGCACAGAACGTCGCCGATGCGCTTCGTTGTGGCGCGCGCGGATTTATTCCAATGGAGATGTCGCTCGACGTGGCCGCCGAAGCAATTCAGCTGGTGCTCGCTGGCGGCTGCTTCATCCCGGCGAATGTCATGGACCTGGAGGGGCCGCAAGACGGGGCCAACCCTCCACAAACGAGGGCGTCGACTGATTTCACGCAGCGGGAACACCAGGTTGTCGAAGCCTTATTGAAAGGCAAGTCCAACAAAGTCATCGCCTATGACATCGGGTTGGCGGAAAGCAGCGTCAAATATCATATCCGAAGCGTTTTCCGTAAGTTGCGGGCCCGAAATCGCACAGAAGCGGTCACCAAGCTTTCTCAGATTATTCGCTGCACTTTTTCGCGGTGA
- a CDS encoding L,D-transpeptidase — protein sequence MDSWSDDDDGEAIPYESFDRPTRAYPRRDFPLERPGRGVDPSYGEIESAPRGGPRQPRVAALPRDADPAYSTPLDFDDLVDPGQSTREPVRDPTGAPPGAITIDTRARKLYLSLGGGQAIQYGVGVGREGFSWKGKAQIGRKAFWPGWTPPKEMLLRRPDLPLHMEGGLENPLGARALYLFAGAKDTMFRIHGTNEPDTIGQAVSSGCIRMLNADVIDLYGRVAKGTQVVVR from the coding sequence GTGGATTCTTGGTCCGACGACGATGATGGTGAAGCGATTCCTTACGAGAGCTTCGACCGGCCGACACGGGCCTATCCCCGTCGAGATTTCCCACTCGAGCGGCCGGGCAGGGGCGTCGATCCCTCCTACGGCGAGATCGAATCAGCGCCGCGCGGGGGTCCGCGCCAACCGCGCGTCGCCGCGCTTCCCCGCGACGCCGACCCGGCCTATTCGACGCCCTTGGATTTCGACGACCTCGTGGACCCCGGTCAATCCACGCGCGAGCCAGTGCGCGACCCGACAGGGGCCCCGCCCGGCGCAATCACAATCGATACGCGGGCGCGCAAGCTTTATCTGTCGCTCGGGGGAGGACAGGCGATTCAGTATGGCGTCGGCGTGGGGCGCGAGGGGTTCTCCTGGAAGGGCAAAGCGCAAATCGGTCGCAAGGCCTTCTGGCCAGGATGGACGCCGCCCAAGGAAATGTTGCTACGGCGTCCCGACCTCCCCTTACACATGGAGGGCGGCCTCGAGAATCCGCTCGGCGCCCGGGCGCTGTATCTCTTCGCCGGCGCCAAGGACACGATGTTTCGCATCCACGGCACCAATGAACCGGATACAATCGGGCAGGCCGTATCTTCAGGCTGCATCCGCATGCTCAATGCGGATGTCATCGATCTTTATGGCCGCGTCGCCAAGGGAACGCAGGTCGTCGTGCGCTGA
- a CDS encoding response regulator transcription factor: MIAEVQEQIRLNEVSGLGLPLLTAPSVVIIEARSLIRECLALSLQKKLALPVLAYPDMGSWSRDPTGSSACIIILSGRETEIDARRSEIVHESSGEQKPVPVIVLSDDFSLDHMSDVIRNGAKGYIPSNTPLEVAAQAIRLVLSGGVFVPAQAAKEMWKTARTDSTANDPKVDFTARENDVVKALLKGKSNKVIAYELGMSASSVKVHIRNVMRKLQVRNRTEAVVKIAELVAKPAK; this comes from the coding sequence ATGATCGCTGAGGTTCAAGAACAGATTCGCCTTAATGAGGTAAGCGGCCTTGGGCTGCCTCTATTGACGGCTCCCTCGGTCGTCATCATCGAAGCGCGCTCCCTGATCCGCGAATGCTTGGCGCTGAGCCTCCAAAAAAAGCTGGCCCTTCCCGTATTGGCCTATCCGGATATGGGGAGTTGGAGCCGGGATCCCACGGGGTCCTCAGCCTGCATCATCATCCTGAGCGGCCGAGAGACGGAGATCGACGCACGGCGTTCGGAGATCGTGCACGAGTCCTCAGGCGAACAAAAGCCCGTGCCGGTCATCGTTCTCTCGGACGATTTCAGCCTGGACCACATGAGCGACGTTATTCGCAACGGCGCGAAGGGCTATATCCCGAGCAACACCCCTTTAGAGGTCGCGGCGCAGGCGATCAGGCTCGTGCTGTCGGGTGGCGTCTTCGTCCCCGCGCAGGCGGCGAAGGAAATGTGGAAAACCGCGCGCACCGACTCCACCGCCAACGACCCAAAGGTGGATTTCACCGCTCGCGAGAACGACGTCGTAAAAGCCTTGTTGAAGGGCAAGTCCAACAAAGTGATTGCTTATGAACTTGGCATGAGCGCAAGCAGCGTAAAAGTCCATATCCGAAACGTGATGCGGAAACTGCAGGTGCGCAATCGCACTGAAGCTGTCGTAAAAATCGCGGAACTGGTCGCAAAGCCCGCCAAATAG